The DNA sequence TTTTTTGATACGCAACTTTAACATTGGATAAAGGTAATGAACCACCTGGGCACCTGACCTAGTTCGAGGGTCCGTTCGGGTTAGTATCGATCCAGTCGATGATGGCGTATTCACCCTCCCGGTACGACGTCTTGTTCGGATCAGCGTGCGGCTTCAGGTAGATCTCGTTGATGATGTTCCGCCACTCCGGATTCTGGCTCAGGTCGATCTCGTAAACCCGGAACTGACCGTCGCCCACGACGGGGAAATACTTGGTCTGCTCCGCCCGGTCCGACGTACCGTCGGGGTAGCGAGCCGCTTCTTCATTTCCGTATTTTCCCGAGAAGTCGAGGTTACCATCGCCTTTCTGGCGGTTGCGCCGGAAGCGCAGGCTCCATCTTGTTTCCGATCCGGTATAGGCCATGCGGATGTATATTTTGTTGAACTGGCTGGCGTTCCAGGTAGCGCCCGGCGAGTTGATCTGGGCATTACTGCCCGCGCTGAAGTACACTTTCCAGCCGTTGCGGGCTCTACCGGTGTAGGGCTCGTCCCAGGTGTGCCGGTCGTCGCCATCACCCGAGTTAAGGCTCCAGCCTTCGCGACCCGCCGTGTTGAACTTGAACGATGGCTTGGGAGCCGGCCGGTAGCTGTTGGCGTATACGTAAGCCCGAATCTCTTCGACCGTACCCACGATAACCTCCGTCCGGTGACGCCATTTGATATTCATATCGAGCAGTTCGTTCATAGCGTGGGCCATGTAGCCGTAGCTACCGCCCTTGTTGGGCTGGGCGAAATTGCCGCCCCCGTCACCCCAGTATCCGATGAAGCTGCGGATGTTGTCTTTCAGCATCAGTGCGATACCGTAGCCATCCTCACCGAACAGCCCCACCCAGGGTTCCGTCACATACAGACCGCCGGGCCGTTGTCCGTTGGAGCTGGTGGCCGAGTTACCGTTCCCGTTGGTAGCAACCGGCGCAACAAAGGTTGTAATGCCGTCATTGCTGTAGGGGTTGTTACCATTGTAGTATTTGAATATCCGCAGGTTGTTCACGTACAGACAGGGCGATTCCTGACCTTTGGTTACCACCCGCTCGTTGGCGCTTCGGTTAAAGGTCGTTTCGTAGTTCAGGATCAGCGCCCGGTCTTTCACCTCACCCCATTTCTTCATAAGCACCTCGTTGGCTGGCGAGCGAACCTGCCCGTACGTCATCGGTGTCATTTCAGTGTAGAATCGGCTGTTGCCCACTTTTCCGTACTTCAGCAGCCGGCCCGAGTTGCTATGGTCATCCCCTACTTCGTTGGGGTTGTAGCCCAGCGATGGATTTTCGGGTGGCTCATTCGTTTCGCTCAACCCGTAGTATGGACGGGGCATTTGATACAGGCATTCGGATAGTCCCTGGCCGGTGAAAATCTGGTTCGGTGGTCCCGTACGGGGTACGCCCTGATCTTCGCCCTTCCATACGAGTGCGTTGAACACCAGCGTCCGGTCGGGCCGCGCCTTGTTGTAGATCTGGTACACAGCACCACCCAAACCGGGCGTCAGCGAACCGGAGTTCTGATCTTTCAGGGCCAGCGTAACCTTGATCTTGTCCGTTTCGAAAGCAGGCATCGGATCGGCGTTCGGATCGGCGGCCGGCAGTGCTTCGTAGGTAAAGTCGTCGCCACGGTATCCGTAGAAGCCGCTCGTACTGTTGGTCGGCGGAGCAGGCGTAGTCGTGGTGTTCGAGGGCGGTGGCGTAGTCGTCGTGCTTGTCGGTGGTGCCGTTGTCGAACATGCCTCCTGCCTTGACCAGGTATACGAAGCGGTCTTGCCCGACTGGTCTACATAGATGACGAAGGGTGGTGTATCGGCATTCACCCGCGAACCCTGGTCCAGATACTGGTTGGGATTGGTCGTCCAGTCAGTGATACCAGCCGCTTTGAAGCGAACCGTCGTGCCATCGCCCCCGCTGGTGTTGAACGTAATGGCACCCGTAGCGCAGTTGTAGGTCGGCGGCAGCATCACCAGCGGCACGGCTGTCACTGGTGGGGTGGTGGTCGTTGTGACTGGCGGAGTCACCGTCGTTGATGGTGGGGGCGTCGTCGTTGTGCTCGTGGGCGGGGTCGTCGTTGAGCAGGCTACCTGCCTCGACCAGGTGTAGGTAAAGGTCTTACCCGACTGCTCAACGTAGATCGTGAAGGGGGGCGTATCGGCATTCACCCGCGAGCCCTGGTCCAGGTACTGGTTGGGATTGGTCGTCCAGTCAGTGATACCGGCCGCCTTGAAGCGAACCGTCGTGCCATCGCCCCCGCTGGTGTTGAACGTAATGGCACCCGTAGCGCAGTTGTAGGTCGGCGGCAGCATCACCAGCGGCACGGCTGTCACTGGCGGGGTGGTGGTCGTTGTGACTGGCGGAGTCACCGTCGTTGATGGTGGGGGCGTCGTCGTTGTGCTCGTGGGCGGGGTCGTCGTTGAGCAGGCTACCTGCCTCGACCAGGTGTAGGTAAAGGTCTTACCCGACTGCTCAACGTAGATCGTGAAGGGGGGCGTATCGGCATTCACCCGCGAGCCCTGGTCCAGGTACTGGTTGGGGTTAGACGTCCAGTCAGTGATACCGGCCGCTTTGAAGCGGATCGTCGTGCCGTTGCCTCCACTGGTATTGAACGTAATGGCACCCGTGGCGCAGTTGTAGGTCGGCGGCAGCATCGTCAGCGCAGCCGTCGTCGTTACTGGTGGCGTGGTGGTCGTGGTCACCGGTGGCGTCGTCGTGCTGGTGACCGGCGGAGTCACCGTCGTTGATGGTGGGGGCGTCGTCGTTGTGCTCGTGGGCGGGGTCGTCGTTGAGCAGGCTACCTGCCTCGACCAGGTGTAGGTAAAGGTCTTACCCGACTGCTCAACGTAGATCGTGAAGGGGGGCGTATCGGCATTCACCCGCGAGCCCTGGTCCAGGTACTGGTTGGGGTTAGACGTCCAGTCAGTGATACCGGCCGCCTTGAAGCGAACCGTCGTGCCATCGCCCCCGCTGGTATTGAACGTAATGGCACCCGTGGCGCAGTTGTAGGTCGGCGGCAGCATCGTCAGCGGAGCTACCGTCACCGGTGGCGTCGTCGTGCTGGTGACCGGCGGAGTCGTCACCGTCGTCGTGTTAGTTGGCGGTGTCGACGTTGAGCAGGTGGCCTGCCGGGACCAGACATACGTGCTTGTCTTACCCGACTGCTCCATGTAGATCGTGAAGGGGGGTGTATCGGCATTCACCCGCGAACCCTGGTCCAGATACTGGTTGGGGTTAGACGTCCAGTCGGTAATGCCGGCCGCTTTGAAGCGGATCGTCGTGCCGTTACCCCCGCTGGTGTTGAACGTAATGGCCCCCGTAGCGCAGTTATAGGTTGGGGGAAGCATGGTCAAGGCCCCCCCGGTCGTCGTCGTGACTGGGGGAGTTACCGTTACAGTTATGGGCGGTGTCGTGGTCGACGTTACCGGTGGGGTCACCGTCGTCGTCGTGGGGGGCGTTGTTGTTGCCGTCGTGGGGGGCGTCGTCGTTGTCGTGGTGGGGGGCGATACGATCGTTCCGGGGCATACGCTGGTCTGGACAGGACTCTGCGTCAGCTCCGCCGATGTACCGGCGGGGCGTACGGAAATCTTGAGCGCGGTGTTCGACTTATAGTAGTCTGGAATAACCCATGCGTACCCGTAGGCACTGTACCCTTTAATTCCGAAGGCATCGGCCACGTCCTGCCGACGCTGGTCGCCCAGTACCGTAGCCGCTTTGACGCCATTGACGTAAATATCGACTTCCTGCGATTGCAGGGGATTATTTGCGTCGAGAACCCAGCCGGAGACCGCATCGCAGGCGGCATAATCCAGATAGCCTTTGTAGGATGCAGCAGCCGCCCGCGCGCTCCCGGCCGACGCTACGTTGTCCGAAAGGATGAGCAGTGTTATGGTATTCGGATTCGTGGGCGCGGCTACCGACTGACTGCTGCCCGCGGGCTCATCGGCGGGCGTTTTCAGCAGGACAACTGCTTTTTCCACGAACAGCCCCTGGTTCGTATCCTGGCCCCTGCCCCGCAGCAGCCGGAAGCTGGTACCGGGTGTGGTTGTACGGAAAAATCCTCTGATGTGATACGTGACCGACGACCGGGACGGGTACGTTAGTTCGCCAGTCACGAAGTCAGTAAAATCTCCCCCCGTTTGCTCAAACCCCGCCGGTAGCAACATACGCAGGCTATAGGTGTTGAAGCCGGGTTGGAAAAACAGCAGATTGGGCGAGATGTTCAGCAGCTCGGCCGTGATCGTCAGTTCGAATGGTTCACCCTGTTTAACGGTCTGCTTACTGGATTGAATAGTGAAGCGGATGGGATCGTTGAACACCGGCGAAGCTGGCGGAATGATCTTGACCGGCAGGGGCCCCCAATAGCTGATGGGAATGATTTCGGCCAGTTGTTCCGGCGTGTTCCTGGTTCGCTCACCAGCAACCGAAGCGCGCCCGGGAACCAGTGCGTGACTCGTGATTGTCAGCGACAGCAACAAACACAAGCAGGTAAGTACATTACGGACTGCGTACTTTTTAAAGAGGGTACATGTAAGGTGCATGAACGTCTATTTAGATTTCTTCACGCACTTTGACTAACAAACATTAGGCCAATTTGAAATTATATTAACCACTAATTTATATTTATTGAATTTTGTTAACAAAAATCAGTCTGTCGCTAAAATATAGGTGATTATTTACATGTGTTTTCGCATGTGATCATACAGTTACAAACCGTCCAATTTTACGTGCCAAAAATCTCCTCCGGCGCCTTTTTGTCTAAATTTTTGTGCGTTTGGTGGCTCCTTTTCCTACCGGTTAATTGATATATGTACCGTTCACTGTATATACTGTCTACTGAATCCTGCAATAGCGAATTTTGATAAATGACTATTTCCCAATCCTTTATCTATGAAAAGAAAATCATTCACGATCGTATTCGCCGTGCTGGGCCTGGTGATACTCGTGGCTATCCTGGGGTTGACCTACGTGACATTTGCACTGCCTGACGTTGGTCCGGCACCGGTCATGAAAATAAATGCCACAGCCGCGCAGATCGAACATGGTCGTTACCTGGCCAACCACGTAGCTCTTTGCGTTGATTGTCACTCAACGCGTGATTTCAGCAAACGGACCGGCCCCATGGTCGCCGGCACCGAAGGCAAAGGGGGTGAAGGGTTTTTGCGGGAACAGGGCTTTCCCGGCAATTTTTACGCGCCTAACCTTACCCCTGATCACCTCGGCAGTTGGACCGATGGTGAGCTATACCGCGCCATTACGACGGGCGTCAGCCGCGACGGACACGCGCTGTTCCCCGTGATGCCTTATAAAAATTTCGCTCAGATGTCACCCGATGACATCCGGGATGTTATTGCCTATCTGCGGTCTTTACCGCCTATCAGACATGATGTACCCGCTTCGGAGCCCGACTTTCCAATGAATTTCATTATCAATACGTTGCCAGCCCAGCGTCAGGCGGGAACGCGTCCGCCAACCCGTGACCCCATTGCCTACGGACAGTACGTAACGACGTTTGCTTCCTGCGGTGAATGCCATACCCAGCGTGATGGCCAGGGTAACCTGATTCCCGGTAGAGACTTTGCCGGTGGCCGCTCCTTTCCCCTGCCAACCGGTACTGTTTACTCAGCCAATATTACACCCGACAAAACGGGCATCGGCTCCTGGACGCGCGATGCGTTCATTGCCCGCTTTAAAGGGTACGCCGATAGCAGCACGCCACCCGAGGTGCACGACGGCGAACCCAATTCGATCATGCCCTGGACCATGTATGCGGGCATGAGTGAGCAGGACCTGGGGGCCATTTACGATTACCTGCACAGCCTGAAACCCATAGAAGCAAAGTCGATAGCCTTCGTGCCCAAAACGAAGCTGGTTGTCAATCGGTAATGTCGTTCATCGTGTCTGCCCAACAAAAAAGCCCGTAACACGTAGTTACGGGCTTTTCACTGAGTTATAAACGAGATCAGGCGGTCTTGACCAGATCAACGAGCGTTTCGATCCAGAGCGGATTATCGTTGAGGCTCTCAACCAGTTGCCAATGTTCGCCACCCCGTTCTTCAAACATTTCTTTGTACTCCTCACCAACCTCAATGGTCGTTTCCAGGCAATCGGAAACAAACGCGGGTGAGAAAGCCAGTATGCTCTTGACACCTTTGCCGGCCAGCTCCTTAATTATATCGTCGGTATAGGGCTTGATCCAGGGATCGCGGCCCAGCCGGGATTGGAAACAGGTTGTGTAGGTACCGTCCTTCAAGCCAAGTTCGCGCACGATCCGGCGGGTGGTTTCAAAACACTGGGCCCGGTAGCAGTGCTGGTTCATGGCCGTAAGCGAGCCGCAGCAGTCACCAAACCGGCACACATCCTTCGTCACATCGCCCTTGCGAATCTGCCGTTCGGGCAGGCCGTGGTAGCTGAAGAGAACATGGTCGTAGGGCCGTTCGGCCAGGTATTTCCGACCCGCCTGCACAAAAGCCTCAATAAATTTGGGGTGTTCCAGAAAACGGTTGACAAACCGTAGCTTGGGCATCACCTGCCACGTCTTCAGAATGTCCATTACTTTCTCGTAAACCGAACCCGTCGACGCGGAGGCATACTGCGGAAAGAACGGGATCACGATCAGATCAGTAAGGCCCATGCGCTGAAAATCGGCCAGTCCCGCGTCGATGCTGGGGCTTTGGTAACGCATGGCCAGCTTGACGACGTAGTCGTTGCCCAGGGCCTGCTGCAGTTCGCGCTCTACAATGTAGCCGTAGTGTTTGAGGGGGGAGCCCACCTCCGACCAGAGCTGTTTGTATACCTTGGCCGACTTGGGAGCCCGGAAGGGGGCAATGATCCCATTGACGAGCAGGAACCGGGGAATATACGGGACGTCGATAACACGGCCATCCATCAAAAATTCGCGCAGGTATTTTCGTACGTCCGGCACTGAGGGGCTATCGGGCGTACCCAGGTTAACAATCAATACGCCCGTTTTACCAACGGACGCCGGTGCCGTAACAGGCGGCTGTAGAACAGGTGCTTCCATAAGGAGGAAACAGGGATATGAAGAAGTTAGTTTATGAGTCGGCCAGTTCGTGGCTCTGCGCATTGGTACGTTGATACGTAACGCACCCACTCGCAGAGCCACACCCTTATTTCGCCTGCGGGTACCGGCTTAAATCCGTCCGTGTAAAGTCACTGAAAACTTCGCCGGGCAAGCCTGAGAAGACCATAATTTCGGTCAGGTCCCGCTCACCGCGCTCACCCGAGAGCAGGATCGATCCGTACTTTTTGTAATCGGCCCAGGGCAGGGTAAACCGGGGTTTCTCGTCGGCATACTTGGTGTAGTGCGCCCACTGTGTCACCAGGTGCGATTGTTTATCGACCCACACATGGTACTTGTTGTCGGGCGTAACGCCCACGCCCTTAAACGTCATCTGAAGCAGATCGGCCGCCTTGCCTTCTTTCGTGGCCGTCGTGTCGCCCAGATATTTCAGGGTTACACCCGAATCTTTGAGTTTGAACGGCATTACGAGCCAGTAGGAATCATTGATCCAGGCTGCTTTGCCTGCCTTCACGTACTTGGCGACCGAATCGGGTTCCGTCAGTTCCTTACCGTTGCGGAACACGCGGCCCTGGTCGGTGTTAATATTCAGCAGAATGGTCTGGTCATCGCGCAGGTTATCGACCCGTACGGTACCCGTCCATTTGTCCCACACCAGTTTACGGAAACCGAAAAAATTCCACGCGATCAGGTGCGTATTGTCCCAGGCTTTGCGGCCACCCATAGCGGCCATCACCTGATCGGCAACCTGAATGGCCTTGGGGTCAGACCCGGCCATATCGAACCCGTCGGCGGGTGGGTTGGGTGATTTCTTGGATTGGGCGACCCCAACCGATGCACTTAGAATCAGGAAAAAAAACAGCAGTTGACGTCCTTTCATAAACAGTAGCTTTTTTATTAGACAAAAGTAGCTCGAATAATGCTGATTGAGTGCACCGACTTGCATCATTCATCGTTCATCAGTCATCTATCATCCCTCAGTACCCGATGACGCTCTCTCAACTCGATTACATCGTTGCCGTTGATACCTATCGTCACTTTGCCACAGCTGCCGATGCTTGCCACGTTACCCAGCCAACCCTGAGCATGCAGATCCAGAAGCTGGAAGATGAACTGGGGATCCTGGTGTTCGACCGGTCCAAGCAGCCTGTGGTACCAACCGAGACGGGACAGGCTATATTGGCGCAGGCCCGCGATGTACTGCGGGCTGCCCGGCGTATTCCCGAGATCGTCAGTGAATCGAAAAACGATTTTCAGGGTGAACTCCGCATTGGGATCATCCCAACCCTCGCCCCTTACCTGCTTCCTTATTTTATCGGGGAGTTTATTGGGAAGTATCCGGCCGTTTCGGTGCAGATTCAGGAGCTGGTAACCGAGCAGATCGTTGAGCGGCTGCGCAACGGGCTGATCGACGTAGGGCTGGTGGTAACCCCCCTCACCGAAAATGGTATTACCGAGATGCCTCTCTTTCAGGAACCCTTTATTGTCTACGCAGCCGACGCCCACCCTCTGCTCGACAAACCGACAGTCACGCCGGATGATCTGGATACCGACGGGCTATGGCTGCTGACCGATGGACACTGCTTCCGGAACCAGGTGATCAACCTGTGCGGGGCCGATCGGCTGTCGACGAGTCCCGCATCTCTCCAACCCTCCGGCAGTTCGGCTACGCGGTTACGCTATGAGACAGGTTCGCTGGAAACGCTCATCAAACTGATCGACAAGCAGGATGGCTTCACATTGCTGCCCTACCTGGCAACCGTCGACATGAGCGACCGGCGCAGGGCGCGGCTCCGTCCCTTCGATCAGTCCAGCGGCACTGCTCCCCAGCCAGTACGGGAAGTGAGTTTGGTGATCCACCGCAGTTTTTTGAAACGAAAACTGATTGATGCCCTCAAACATGAGATACTCAGCCACCTACCCGCAGCACTGGCCAAAAAAGAGAGCCGTAGCCGGATAGTAGCATGGTAGAATCAACGGGGTTTCATTCTTTTATCTTGTACATTCGTAGTCAACTAACGCGCAGCATATAGTCGATACAATTCTACTCAACCTCATTTATGACAAGTCATCAGGCGTTCCGCCCATCGGGAGCGCGGTTGCACGACGCTGAACAG is a window from the Spirosoma rigui genome containing:
- a CDS encoding hydrogen peroxide-inducible genes activator, translating into MTLSQLDYIVAVDTYRHFATAADACHVTQPTLSMQIQKLEDELGILVFDRSKQPVVPTETGQAILAQARDVLRAARRIPEIVSESKNDFQGELRIGIIPTLAPYLLPYFIGEFIGKYPAVSVQIQELVTEQIVERLRNGLIDVGLVVTPLTENGITEMPLFQEPFIVYAADAHPLLDKPTVTPDDLDTDGLWLLTDGHCFRNQVINLCGADRLSTSPASLQPSGSSATRLRYETGSLETLIKLIDKQDGFTLLPYLATVDMSDRRRARLRPFDQSSGTAPQPVREVSLVIHRSFLKRKLIDALKHEILSHLPAALAKKESRSRIVAW
- the hemH gene encoding ferrochelatase, whose protein sequence is MEAPVLQPPVTAPASVGKTGVLIVNLGTPDSPSVPDVRKYLREFLMDGRVIDVPYIPRFLLVNGIIAPFRAPKSAKVYKQLWSEVGSPLKHYGYIVERELQQALGNDYVVKLAMRYQSPSIDAGLADFQRMGLTDLIVIPFFPQYASASTGSVYEKVMDILKTWQVMPKLRFVNRFLEHPKFIEAFVQAGRKYLAERPYDHVLFSYHGLPERQIRKGDVTKDVCRFGDCCGSLTAMNQHCYRAQCFETTRRIVRELGLKDGTYTTCFQSRLGRDPWIKPYTDDIIKELAGKGVKSILAFSPAFVSDCLETTIEVGEEYKEMFEERGGEHWQLVESLNDNPLWIETLVDLVKTA
- a CDS encoding c-type cytochrome, producing MKRKSFTIVFAVLGLVILVAILGLTYVTFALPDVGPAPVMKINATAAQIEHGRYLANHVALCVDCHSTRDFSKRTGPMVAGTEGKGGEGFLREQGFPGNFYAPNLTPDHLGSWTDGELYRAITTGVSRDGHALFPVMPYKNFAQMSPDDIRDVIAYLRSLPPIRHDVPASEPDFPMNFIINTLPAQRQAGTRPPTRDPIAYGQYVTTFASCGECHTQRDGQGNLIPGRDFAGGRSFPLPTGTVYSANITPDKTGIGSWTRDAFIARFKGYADSSTPPEVHDGEPNSIMPWTMYAGMSEQDLGAIYDYLHSLKPIEAKSIAFVPKTKLVVNR